The Parafrankia discariae genome window below encodes:
- a CDS encoding acetyl-CoA C-acetyltransferase encodes MPEAVIVATARSPIGRAVKGSLKDMRPDDLAVQMVRAVLAKVPELDPADIDDLVLGCGQPAGESGNNLGRAVAVLAGMDHLPGTTVNRYCSSSLQSSRMAMHAIRAGEGEVFVSAGVETVSRYFKGNADALPDTRNPVFAEAQARTEKLAGGGGTWADPRGEGWLPDLHIAMGQTAENVAQLKGVTRADQDAFGVRSQNLAEEAIADGFWARDITPVTLPDGTRVTTDDGPRAGVTLEAVAALKPVFRPDGTVTAGNCCPLNDGAAAVVIMSDAKAERLGVTPLARIVSTGVTALSPEIMGLGPVEASRQALARAGLTVGDIDLIEINEAFAAQVIASARELGLDEDRLNVNGGAIAVGHPFGMTGARITSTLINSLRYHDKQFGLETMCVAGGQGMAMVVERLS; translated from the coding sequence ATGCCGGAAGCCGTGATCGTCGCCACCGCCCGCTCGCCGATCGGCCGCGCGGTGAAGGGCTCCCTGAAGGACATGCGCCCGGACGACCTCGCCGTCCAGATGGTGCGGGCGGTGCTGGCCAAGGTGCCCGAGCTCGACCCGGCCGACATCGACGACCTGGTTCTCGGCTGCGGCCAGCCGGCGGGGGAGTCCGGCAACAACCTGGGCCGTGCCGTCGCCGTGCTGGCGGGTATGGACCACCTGCCCGGCACCACGGTGAACCGCTACTGCTCCTCAAGCCTGCAGAGCAGCCGGATGGCGATGCACGCGATCAGGGCGGGGGAGGGCGAGGTGTTCGTCTCCGCCGGGGTCGAGACCGTGAGCCGGTACTTCAAGGGCAACGCCGACGCCCTGCCCGACACCCGGAACCCGGTGTTCGCCGAGGCGCAGGCCCGCACGGAGAAGCTCGCCGGCGGTGGCGGGACCTGGGCGGACCCGCGCGGCGAGGGCTGGCTGCCCGACCTCCACATCGCGATGGGGCAGACCGCTGAGAACGTCGCCCAGCTCAAAGGCGTCACCCGCGCGGACCAGGACGCGTTCGGCGTGCGCAGCCAGAACCTCGCGGAGGAGGCGATCGCGGACGGCTTCTGGGCCCGGGACATCACCCCGGTGACCCTTCCCGACGGCACCCGGGTCACCACTGACGACGGGCCACGGGCCGGCGTCACGCTGGAGGCGGTCGCGGCGCTGAAGCCGGTGTTCCGCCCCGACGGCACGGTCACGGCCGGCAACTGCTGCCCGCTCAACGACGGTGCCGCCGCGGTGGTGATCATGTCCGACGCCAAGGCGGAGCGGCTGGGTGTCACCCCGCTGGCCCGGATCGTCTCGACCGGCGTCACGGCTCTCTCGCCGGAGATCATGGGGCTCGGCCCGGTCGAGGCCTCGCGGCAGGCACTGGCCCGGGCCGGCCTCACCGTCGGCGACATCGACCTGATCGAGATCAACGAGGCCTTCGCCGCCCAGGTGATCGCGTCGGCCCGCGAGCTCGGCCTTGACGAGGACAGGCTGAACGTGAACGGCGGCGCTATCGCGGTCGGCCACCCGTTCGGCATGACCGGGGCCCGGATCACCAGCACGCTGATCAACTCGTTGCGCTACCACGACAAGCAGTTCGGGCTGGAGACCATGTGCGTGGCCGGCGGCCAGGGGATGGCGATGGTCGTCGAGCGGCTGAGCTGA
- a CDS encoding TetR/AcrR family transcriptional regulator has product MADQPVRRTGRPPSTVDGRTVPERLLGVALKLFAEKGFEGTSVQDVVAAAGVTKGAMYHYFGSKDDLLYEIYGRVLRMQTDRLEKAAAHEGPIEERLHAAAADVVVTTLENLESATIFFRSLHQLTEEKQKEVRRERRRYHRTFRSMVEEGQSSGVFRADIDADLIVDYFFGSVHHLPMWWKPRGRLSGPEIGRSFADLLLASLTSR; this is encoded by the coding sequence ATGGCAGATCAGCCCGTGCGCCGCACCGGGCGCCCGCCGTCCACGGTCGACGGGCGGACGGTGCCCGAGCGGCTGCTCGGTGTCGCGCTCAAGCTGTTCGCCGAGAAGGGCTTCGAAGGGACCTCGGTCCAGGACGTGGTGGCGGCGGCCGGGGTGACCAAGGGCGCGATGTACCACTACTTCGGCTCCAAGGACGACCTGCTCTACGAGATCTACGGGCGGGTGCTGCGCATGCAGACGGACCGGCTGGAGAAGGCCGCCGCCCACGAGGGACCGATCGAGGAACGTCTGCACGCGGCGGCCGCCGACGTGGTGGTCACGACGCTCGAGAACCTCGAGAGCGCCACGATTTTCTTCCGTTCGCTGCACCAGTTGACCGAGGAGAAGCAGAAGGAGGTGCGCCGTGAACGTCGGCGTTACCACCGGACCTTCCGCTCGATGGTAGAAGAGGGCCAGTCCTCCGGTGTCTTCCGCGCCGACATCGACGCGGATCTGATCGTCGACTACTTCTTCGGTTCCGTGCACCACCTTCCCATGTGGTGGAAGCCCCGCGGCCGGCTCTCCGGGCCCGAGATCGGCCGGTCCTTCGCCGACCTCCTGCTGGCCAGTCTGACTTCGCGCTGA
- a CDS encoding SDR family oxidoreductase — translation MCTRFPGQTAIVTGASRGIGLAVAERLVAGGAKVVITARGQETLDEAVARLGGPEHALGVAGHADDADHRAEVVKRAIDTFGSVDLLVNNTGINPTYGPMIEVEPSAARKIVEVNCLAVLSWVRQVHQAWMKDHGGAVVNVSSVAGMRPAPGIGLYGASKAMLSHITRQLAVELGPGIRVNAVAPAVVRTTFATALYEGREEQVAAAYPLKRLGTPADVGGVVAFLLSDDAAWMTGQLLVVDGGVTLSSGF, via the coding sequence ATGTGCACGAGGTTCCCAGGACAGACCGCGATCGTCACCGGGGCAAGCCGGGGCATCGGCCTGGCCGTCGCCGAGCGGCTGGTCGCCGGCGGCGCGAAGGTCGTCATCACCGCCCGCGGGCAGGAGACGCTCGACGAGGCCGTCGCCCGCCTCGGTGGACCTGAGCACGCACTGGGCGTGGCCGGCCACGCCGACGACGCCGACCACCGGGCCGAGGTGGTCAAGCGGGCGATCGACACCTTCGGAAGCGTCGACCTGCTGGTCAACAACACCGGGATCAACCCCACCTACGGCCCGATGATCGAGGTGGAGCCGTCCGCCGCCCGCAAGATCGTCGAGGTCAACTGCCTCGCCGTGCTGTCCTGGGTGCGGCAGGTGCACCAGGCCTGGATGAAGGACCACGGCGGCGCGGTCGTCAACGTCTCCTCGGTCGCCGGGATGAGGCCCGCGCCCGGGATCGGCCTCTACGGCGCGAGCAAGGCGATGCTCAGCCACATCACCCGGCAGCTCGCCGTCGAGCTCGGCCCCGGCATCCGGGTCAACGCCGTCGCCCCGGCGGTGGTGCGCACGACGTTCGCCACCGCGCTGTACGAGGGCCGGGAGGAGCAGGTCGCCGCGGCCTACCCGCTGAAACGGCTCGGAACGCCCGCGGACGTCGGCGGCGTCGTCGCGTTCCTGCTTTCCGACGACGCCGCGTGGATGACCGGACAGCTGCTCGTCGTGGACGGCGGCGTCACCCTCAGCAGTGGCTTCTGA
- a CDS encoding SDR family oxidoreductase → MPVRDQGVVVTGAGHGIGRALATRLAAEGARVVVNDLDADAAESVAAEIGGHPVPGDAASEGGVAALVESARARLGGIDVWFANAGVDRGLGLAAAEADWTASLEVNVLAHVRAARLLVPDWAERGAGRFVVTASAAGLLTMLGSPTYSVSKHAAVAFAEWLSATYRHRGVVVQAICPQGVRTRMFDEAGAFQELLSLDAVLTPEDVAEAVWQGLRDGRFLILPHPKVGGYHAARAADPDRWLAGMNRLQRRLENRGSVDDP, encoded by the coding sequence ATGCCTGTCCGTGACCAGGGTGTCGTCGTCACCGGCGCCGGGCACGGCATCGGCCGGGCCCTCGCCACCCGGCTGGCCGCCGAGGGCGCCAGGGTCGTGGTCAACGACCTCGACGCCGACGCGGCCGAGAGCGTCGCCGCCGAGATCGGTGGGCACCCCGTTCCCGGCGACGCCGCCTCCGAGGGCGGGGTCGCGGCGCTGGTCGAGTCCGCTCGCGCGCGGCTCGGCGGGATCGATGTGTGGTTCGCCAACGCCGGTGTCGACCGCGGCCTGGGCCTGGCCGCCGCCGAGGCGGACTGGACGGCCAGCCTGGAGGTCAACGTGCTCGCGCACGTGCGCGCCGCGCGCCTGCTGGTGCCGGACTGGGCGGAGCGGGGCGCCGGCAGGTTCGTGGTCACCGCGTCCGCGGCCGGGCTTCTCACCATGCTCGGCAGTCCGACCTACTCGGTCAGCAAGCACGCCGCGGTGGCCTTCGCCGAATGGCTGTCCGCGACCTACCGGCACCGGGGTGTGGTCGTGCAGGCGATCTGCCCACAGGGGGTGCGGACCCGGATGTTCGACGAGGCCGGCGCGTTCCAGGAGCTCCTCAGCCTGGACGCCGTGCTCACTCCGGAGGACGTGGCCGAGGCGGTGTGGCAGGGCCTGCGGGATGGCCGCTTCCTGATCCTGCCGCATCCGAAGGTGGGCGGGTACCACGCCGCCCGGGCCGCCGACCCGGACCGGTGGCTGGCCGGAATGAACAGGCTTCAGCGACGACTGGAGAACCGAGGGTCCGTTGATGATCCCTGA